The following proteins are co-located in the Pseudomonas sp. ATCC 13867 genome:
- a CDS encoding TetR/AcrR family transcriptional regulator, translating into MTLQVPAHTAQNGEKPAGRIRQKNEEAILAAAEEEFARHGFKGTSMNTIAQRVGLPKANLHYYFSNKLGLYVAVLSNILDLWDSTFNHLTVDDDPAIALAAYIRAKMEFSRRYPQASRVFAMEIISGGECLSEHFSQDYRAWFAGRAAVFQAWIAAGKMDPVDPVNLIFLIWSSTQHYADFATQIAFVTGRKRMSKQDFGDAGDNLIRIILKGCGLTPPATA; encoded by the coding sequence ATGACCCTCCAAGTGCCCGCCCATACCGCCCAGAACGGTGAGAAGCCCGCCGGCCGCATTCGCCAGAAGAACGAAGAAGCCATCCTCGCCGCCGCCGAGGAGGAATTTGCCCGTCACGGCTTCAAGGGCACCAGCATGAACACCATCGCCCAGCGCGTCGGCCTGCCCAAGGCCAACCTGCACTACTACTTCAGCAACAAGCTGGGACTGTACGTGGCGGTGCTGAGCAACATCCTCGACCTGTGGGACAGCACCTTCAACCATCTCACCGTGGACGACGACCCGGCCATCGCACTGGCGGCCTACATCCGCGCCAAGATGGAGTTCTCCCGCCGTTACCCGCAGGCCTCGCGGGTCTTCGCCATGGAAATCATCAGCGGCGGCGAATGCCTCTCCGAGCATTTCAGCCAGGACTACCGCGCCTGGTTCGCCGGCCGCGCCGCCGTGTTCCAGGCCTGGATCGCCGCCGGCAAGATGGATCCGGTCGATCCGGTGAACCTGATCTTCCTGATCTGGAGCAGCACCCAGCACTACGCCGACTTCGCCACCCAGATCGCCTTCGTCACCGGCCGCAAGCGCATGTCCAAACAGGATTTCGGCGACGCCGGCGACAACCTCATCCGCATCATCCTCAAGGGCTGCGGGCTGACGCCGCCGGCGACGGCATGA
- the xdhB gene encoding xanthine dehydrogenase molybdopterin binding subunit, producing MRSLPPLAGNGVTVAVHSAGQPREHDSATLHVSGAARYVDDLKEPRELLHAAVGLTEIACGRVLALDLDAVCAAPGVVAVLTLADVPGHTDIGPVFPGDPLLAGERVKYHGQALFAVAAESLVQARRAARLAKVEYAREAPLLDPLRAKAEECFVRPPHYMRRGDAEAALAAAPHVLEARQFVGGQEHFYLEGQASLALPTDDGGMLVHTSSQHPSEVQKLVAEVLAIPLAKVTVEVRRMGGGFGGKETQAAPFACLAALLAHKTGRAVKLRLPRAEDMRLTGKRHPFHNRYRIGFDDTGRLLAAQLEVVGDCGHSPDLSDAIIDRAMFHADNAYFIPDVAISGYRSFTNSVSHTAFRGFGGPQGMMIIERAMDDIARAVGKDPLDVRKLNLYGGAGCELTPYHQKVEHNLLGELIARLEQSSDYAARRSQIRAFNAASPVLKKGLALTPVKFGISFTAQHLNQAGALVHLYTDGSIQLNHGGTEMGQGLNTKVAQIVAEEFQVPLHQVHITATRTDKVPNTSPTAASSGTDLNGMAARDAARTLKKRLIDFLAERDGVKPQEIRFEHGGVTVGARHLGFTEVIQDAYFARIQLSATGFYRTPKIFYDREKGQGHPFFYFAYGAAVSEVEVDTLTGEYRVQRVDILHDVGRSVNPAIDIGQIEGGFVQGMGWLTTEELRWDDQGRLLTVGPATYKIPAVSDLPEDFRVALFDRPNEEDSVYLSKAVGEPPLMLAISVWSALRDAIASLADYRVSPDLDTPATPERVLWACEALRRSEQERPHPNPLPEGEGTVRREAAPQSQPETAAEDDAPTVTTAAESPLSLGERAGVKGNPPTPNSTQEP from the coding sequence ATGCGTAGTCTGCCGCCGCTAGCCGGCAACGGCGTGACGGTCGCCGTACACAGCGCGGGACAGCCCCGCGAACACGACAGCGCGACGCTGCACGTCAGCGGCGCGGCGCGCTATGTGGACGACCTCAAGGAGCCGCGCGAACTGCTGCACGCCGCCGTCGGCCTGACCGAGATCGCTTGCGGCCGGGTGCTCGCCCTCGACCTCGATGCCGTGTGCGCCGCGCCGGGCGTGGTCGCCGTGCTGACGCTGGCTGACGTGCCCGGCCACACCGATATCGGCCCGGTATTCCCCGGCGACCCACTGCTGGCCGGCGAGCGCGTGAAGTACCACGGCCAGGCGCTGTTCGCCGTCGCCGCCGAGAGCCTGGTCCAGGCCCGCCGCGCGGCGCGCCTGGCGAAGGTGGAATATGCCAGGGAGGCCCCGCTGCTCGATCCGTTGCGGGCCAAGGCCGAGGAGTGCTTCGTGCGCCCGCCGCACTACATGCGCCGGGGCGATGCCGAGGCCGCGCTGGCCGCCGCGCCGCATGTGCTGGAGGCCCGCCAGTTCGTTGGCGGCCAGGAGCATTTCTACCTCGAAGGCCAGGCCTCCCTGGCGCTGCCGACCGACGATGGCGGCATGCTGGTGCACACCTCCAGCCAGCACCCCAGCGAGGTGCAGAAACTGGTGGCCGAAGTGCTGGCGATTCCGCTGGCCAAGGTCACGGTGGAAGTGCGGCGCATGGGCGGCGGCTTCGGCGGCAAGGAAACCCAGGCCGCGCCCTTCGCCTGCCTCGCCGCATTGCTCGCGCACAAGACCGGCCGCGCGGTGAAGCTGCGCCTGCCGCGCGCCGAGGACATGCGCCTGACCGGCAAGCGCCACCCCTTCCACAACCGCTACCGGATCGGCTTCGACGACACCGGCCGGCTGCTCGCCGCGCAACTGGAAGTGGTGGGCGACTGCGGCCATTCGCCGGACCTCTCCGACGCCATCATCGACCGCGCGATGTTCCACGCCGACAACGCCTACTTCATCCCCGACGTCGCCATCTCCGGCTACCGCAGCTTCACCAACAGCGTCTCGCACACCGCCTTCCGTGGCTTCGGCGGACCGCAGGGGATGATGATCATCGAGCGCGCGATGGACGACATCGCCCGCGCGGTGGGCAAGGACCCGCTGGACGTGCGCAAGCTGAACCTCTACGGCGGCGCCGGGTGTGAGCTGACGCCCTACCACCAGAAGGTCGAGCACAACCTGCTGGGCGAGCTGATCGCGCGGCTGGAACAGAGCAGCGATTACGCCGCGCGGCGCTCGCAGATCCGCGCCTTCAACGCCGCCAGTCCGGTGCTGAAGAAGGGCCTGGCGCTGACGCCGGTGAAGTTCGGCATTTCCTTCACCGCGCAGCACCTCAACCAGGCCGGCGCGCTGGTCCACCTGTACACCGACGGCAGCATCCAGCTGAACCACGGCGGCACCGAGATGGGTCAGGGCCTGAACACCAAGGTCGCGCAGATCGTCGCCGAGGAATTCCAGGTGCCGTTGCACCAGGTGCACATCACCGCGACGCGCACCGACAAGGTGCCCAACACCTCGCCCACCGCCGCCTCCAGCGGCACCGACCTGAACGGCATGGCCGCCCGCGACGCGGCGCGTACGTTGAAGAAACGGCTGATCGACTTCCTCGCCGAGCGCGATGGGGTGAAGCCGCAGGAGATTCGCTTCGAGCACGGCGGCGTGACCGTCGGGGCGCGGCACCTGGGCTTCACCGAAGTCATCCAGGATGCCTATTTCGCGCGCATCCAGCTCTCCGCCACCGGCTTCTACCGCACACCGAAAATCTTCTACGACCGCGAGAAGGGCCAGGGTCACCCGTTCTTCTACTTCGCCTATGGTGCGGCGGTGTCCGAGGTGGAGGTGGACACGCTCACCGGCGAATACCGCGTGCAGCGGGTGGATATCCTCCACGACGTCGGCCGCAGCGTGAACCCGGCCATCGACATCGGCCAGATCGAGGGCGGCTTCGTCCAGGGCATGGGCTGGCTGACCACCGAGGAGCTGCGCTGGGACGATCAGGGGCGGCTGCTCACGGTGGGCCCCGCGACCTACAAGATTCCGGCGGTGAGCGACCTGCCCGAGGACTTCCGCGTGGCACTGTTCGACCGTCCCAACGAGGAAGACAGCGTGTACCTGTCCAAGGCCGTGGGCGAACCGCCGCTCATGCTGGCGATCTCGGTGTGGTCGGCGCTGCGCGATGCCATCGCCAGCCTGGCGGATTACCGGGTGAGCCCGGACCTGGATACGCCGGCGACGCCGGAGCGGGTGCTGTGGGCTTGCGAAGCTTTGCGCCGTTCGGAGCAAGAGCGCCCTCACCCTAACCCTCTCCCAGAGGGAGAGGGGACCGTTCGGCGTGAAGCGGCCCCACAGAGTCAGCCGGAAACTGCGGCAGAGGACGACGCGCCGACCGTGACCACTGCAGCGGAAAGCCCCCTCTCCCTAGGGGAGAGGGCTGGGGTGAAGGGAAACCCGCCCACACCCAACTCGACCCAGGAACCCTAG
- the xdhC gene encoding xanthine dehydrogenase accessory protein XdhC produces the protein MTRTWMDAIARLRDSAEPYVLVTVVGVQGSTPRESGSKMLVTAETTVDTIGGGHLEFAAIEHARKLLLAGQDAQALEHFPLGPRLGQCCGGRASLLFECFAARGPQVLLFGAGHVGRALAPLLAGLPLRLEWVDSRVAQFPQTVPEGVRMRLLDEPEDAVSEAPPGSYFLVMTHNHPLDYALAEAVLKRGDAGFLGMIGSRTKAQRFRMRLEQHGYPAEAIAQLHCPIGLAEVPGKRPLEVAISIAAQVIARYHQDAPPRRTREGVAWTALCSESTKS, from the coding sequence ATGACCCGAACCTGGATGGACGCCATCGCCCGCCTGCGCGACAGCGCCGAGCCCTATGTGCTGGTCACCGTGGTCGGCGTGCAGGGCTCCACCCCGCGCGAGTCCGGCAGCAAGATGCTGGTCACCGCCGAGACCACGGTGGACACCATCGGCGGCGGTCACCTGGAGTTCGCCGCCATCGAGCACGCACGCAAGCTCCTGCTGGCCGGCCAGGATGCGCAGGCGCTGGAGCACTTCCCCCTCGGCCCCCGCCTGGGCCAGTGCTGCGGCGGACGCGCCAGCCTGCTGTTCGAGTGCTTCGCCGCGCGCGGGCCACAGGTGCTGCTGTTCGGCGCCGGCCACGTGGGCCGCGCCCTGGCGCCGCTGCTGGCGGGCTTGCCGCTGCGCCTGGAATGGGTCGACAGCCGCGTGGCCCAGTTTCCGCAAACGGTGCCCGAGGGCGTACGCATGCGCCTGCTCGACGAGCCGGAAGACGCGGTGAGCGAAGCGCCGCCAGGCAGCTACTTCCTGGTCATGACCCACAACCACCCGCTCGACTACGCCCTCGCCGAAGCCGTGCTCAAGCGCGGCGACGCCGGTTTCCTCGGCATGATCGGCTCGCGCACCAAGGCCCAGCGCTTCCGGATGCGCCTGGAGCAGCACGGTTATCCAGCGGAAGCCATCGCGCAACTGCACTGCCCCATCGGCCTGGCCGAAGTGCCCGGCAAACGTCCGCTGGAAGTCGCCATCTCCATCGCCGCCCAGGTCATCGCCCGCTATCACCAGGACGCACCGCCGCGCCGGACGCGCGAAGGCGTCGCCTGGACCGCGCTGTGCAGCGAGTCGACAAAAAGCTGA
- the ahpC gene encoding alkyl hydroperoxide reductase subunit C: MNLINTAVQPFKVNAFHNGKFIEVTEESLKGHWSVLIFMPAAFTFNCPTEIEDAANNYSAFRDAGTEVYIVTTDTHFSHKVWHETSPAVGKAQFPLIGDPTHQLTNAFGVHIPEEGLALRGTFVINPEGIIKTVEIHSNEIARDVGETLRKLKAAQYTAAHPGEVCPAKWKEGEKTLAPSLDLVGKI, encoded by the coding sequence ATGAACCTGATCAACACCGCCGTTCAACCGTTCAAGGTCAACGCTTTCCACAATGGCAAGTTCATCGAAGTCACCGAAGAGTCCCTCAAGGGCCACTGGTCGGTTCTGATCTTCATGCCGGCAGCCTTCACCTTCAACTGCCCGACCGAGATCGAAGACGCGGCCAACAACTACTCCGCATTCCGTGACGCCGGTACCGAGGTCTACATCGTTACCACCGACACCCACTTCTCCCACAAGGTGTGGCACGAAACCTCCCCGGCCGTGGGCAAGGCTCAGTTCCCGCTGATCGGCGACCCGACCCACCAGCTGACCAACGCCTTCGGCGTACACATCCCGGAAGAAGGCCTGGCGCTGCGCGGCACCTTCGTGATCAACCCGGAAGGCATCATCAAGACCGTCGAAATCCACTCCAACGAGATCGCTCGTGACGTCGGCGAAACCCTGCGCAAGCTGAAAGCTGCCCAGTACACCGCCGCTCACCCGGGCGAAGTCTGCCCGGCCAAGTGGAAAGAAGGCGAGAAGACCCTGGCTCCTTCCCTGGACCTGGTCGGCAAGATCTAA
- the xdhA gene encoding xanthine dehydrogenase small subunit produces MIQFLLGDELIRADGAAPETSLLDYLRNHLARTGTKEGCASGDCGACTVVLVEADGESLRYRAVNACITLLGAVHGRQVLTVEHLSEGGALHPVQQAMVDCHGSQCGFCTPGIVMLLFAWRHSPPPHDRETALTALSGNLCRCTGYRPILDAATQIAAQPCADRFARNASLTLARLRELPAAGTLQDGAQQAWLPTSLDELDDLLQRHPQARLIAGGTDLALEATQNLKPFPALIHLDHVAELQRLETHPAHLLIGAARPYADCLEALEEFPGVGALLERLGSLQIRQRGTLGGNIANASPIGDMPPVLLALDARLRLRKAGAVREVSIDGFFIGYRSTLLQPGEYIESVLIPRLRAHQRFRVDKISKRRDDDISALCMALRLDLDAAGIVTDARLACGGMAATPLRGARTEAALRGRPFDAAAVAAAQAAIPRDFQPIDDLRASATYRLKVAQNLLQRALLEESERPAEVRHA; encoded by the coding sequence ATGATCCAGTTCCTGCTGGGCGACGAGCTGATCCGGGCCGACGGCGCGGCGCCGGAAACCAGCCTGCTCGACTACCTGCGCAACCACCTGGCCCGTACCGGCACCAAGGAGGGCTGCGCCTCCGGCGATTGCGGCGCCTGCACGGTGGTGCTGGTCGAGGCTGACGGCGAGTCGCTGCGCTACCGCGCGGTGAACGCCTGTATCACCCTGCTCGGCGCGGTGCACGGGCGCCAGGTGCTGACCGTCGAACACCTCTCCGAGGGCGGCGCGCTGCACCCGGTGCAGCAGGCGATGGTGGACTGCCACGGCTCGCAATGCGGGTTCTGCACGCCGGGGATCGTCATGTTGCTGTTCGCCTGGCGCCACTCGCCGCCGCCCCACGACCGCGAGACGGCGCTGACCGCGCTGTCCGGCAACCTGTGCCGCTGCACCGGCTACCGGCCGATCCTCGATGCCGCCACGCAGATCGCCGCGCAACCCTGCGCCGACCGTTTCGCGCGGAACGCCAGCCTGACGCTCGCCCGCCTGCGCGAACTGCCTGCCGCCGGCACTCTGCAGGACGGCGCGCAACAGGCCTGGCTGCCAACCTCGCTGGATGAACTGGACGACCTGCTGCAACGCCATCCACAGGCACGGCTGATCGCCGGCGGCACCGACCTGGCATTGGAGGCCACGCAGAACCTGAAGCCCTTCCCGGCGCTGATTCACCTCGACCATGTCGCCGAACTCCAGCGCCTGGAAACCCATCCCGCGCACCTGCTGATCGGTGCCGCGCGCCCCTATGCCGACTGCCTCGAAGCACTGGAGGAATTCCCCGGCGTCGGCGCCCTGCTGGAGCGCCTGGGCTCCCTGCAGATCCGCCAGCGCGGAACCCTCGGCGGCAATATCGCCAACGCCTCGCCCATCGGCGACATGCCGCCGGTGCTGCTGGCGCTGGATGCGCGGCTACGGCTGCGCAAGGCGGGGGCCGTGCGCGAGGTGTCCATCGACGGCTTCTTCATCGGTTACCGCAGCACCCTCCTGCAACCCGGCGAGTACATCGAGTCGGTGCTGATCCCGCGCCTGCGCGCCCACCAGCGGTTCCGCGTCGACAAGATTTCCAAGCGCCGCGACGACGACATTTCCGCCCTGTGCATGGCCCTGCGCCTGGACCTCGACGCCGCCGGCATCGTCACCGATGCGCGCCTGGCCTGCGGCGGCATGGCGGCCACGCCGTTACGCGGTGCACGGACCGAAGCGGCGCTGCGCGGCAGACCCTTCGACGCCGCCGCCGTGGCCGCCGCGCAAGCCGCGATCCCCCGGGATTTCCAGCCCATCGACGACCTGCGCGCCAGCGCCACCTATCGCCTGAAGGTGGCGCAGAACCTCTTGCAACGCGCATTACTGGAAGAGTCCGAACGCCCTGCGGAGGTGCGCCATGCGTAG
- a CDS encoding IMPACT family protein: MSFTLAAPALYQEEIRKSRFHCVAAPIASEAEAQAFLAAHRDASAGHNCWAWKLGNQYRFSDDGEPGGTAGRPMLVAIEGQDMDRVVVMVSRWFGGIKLGTGGLARAYGGCAAKCLQDAPRVELVPSSRLTFECSFAEHALFKARLLALGAVIEDEAYGAAGVRLTLNLPTAQVAALQRLLGDLSRGRIQAGSLDA, encoded by the coding sequence ATGAGTTTCACCCTCGCCGCGCCCGCCCTTTACCAGGAAGAGATCCGCAAGAGCCGCTTCCACTGCGTCGCCGCGCCGATCGCCAGCGAGGCCGAGGCCCAGGCCTTCCTCGCCGCGCACCGCGACGCCAGCGCCGGGCACAACTGCTGGGCCTGGAAGCTGGGCAACCAGTACCGCTTCAGCGACGACGGCGAGCCCGGCGGCACCGCTGGACGACCGATGCTGGTGGCCATCGAGGGGCAGGACATGGACCGCGTGGTGGTCATGGTCAGCCGCTGGTTCGGCGGCATCAAGCTCGGCACCGGCGGCCTGGCCCGCGCCTACGGCGGCTGCGCGGCGAAATGCCTGCAGGACGCGCCGCGCGTGGAGCTGGTGCCCAGCAGCCGGCTGACCTTCGAGTGCAGTTTTGCCGAGCACGCGCTGTTCAAGGCACGGCTGCTGGCGCTCGGCGCGGTCATAGAAGACGAGGCCTACGGCGCCGCCGGCGTACGCCTGACGCTGAACCTGCCGACCGCCCAGGTCGCCGCCCTGCAACGGCTGCTCGGTGACCTCAGCCGGGGTCGTATCCAGGCCGGGTCGCTGGACGCCTGA
- a CDS encoding outer membrane protein OmpK: MTRTLASLLFASGLLAAGQATAGGEDLTPAPAVNDGPLIWHNESLTYLWGKNFKVDPPIQQTFTLESASGWTWGDIWFFVDQINYNGKESAVNGKNTYYGEFSPRLSFGKLTGTDLSLGPIKDVLLASTYEFGEGDVESYLLGPGFDLALPGFDYFQLNFYYRKPDGNRVPSGAWQITPAWAITIPVGNSDILFDGFMDWVVNNKDASSSERGQSDYHANLHFNPQIKYDLGKAMGYEAKHLYVGIEYDYWSDKYGIKDSQYFTTDQNTMSALVKYHF, from the coding sequence ATGACTCGCACTCTCGCATCCCTGCTGTTCGCCAGCGGGCTGCTGGCGGCCGGCCAAGCCACGGCTGGCGGTGAAGACCTGACTCCGGCTCCGGCCGTCAACGACGGCCCGCTGATCTGGCACAACGAAAGCCTGACCTACCTGTGGGGCAAGAACTTCAAGGTAGACCCGCCGATCCAGCAGACCTTCACCCTCGAGAGCGCGAGCGGCTGGACCTGGGGCGACATCTGGTTCTTCGTCGACCAGATCAACTACAACGGCAAGGAAAGCGCCGTCAACGGCAAGAACACCTACTACGGCGAGTTCAGCCCGCGCCTGTCCTTCGGCAAGCTCACCGGCACCGACCTGTCCCTCGGCCCGATCAAGGACGTGCTGCTGGCCAGCACCTACGAGTTCGGCGAAGGCGATGTCGAGTCCTACCTGCTCGGCCCGGGCTTCGACCTGGCCCTGCCCGGCTTCGACTACTTCCAGCTGAACTTCTACTACCGCAAGCCCGACGGCAACCGCGTACCGTCCGGTGCCTGGCAGATCACCCCGGCGTGGGCCATCACCATCCCGGTGGGCAACTCCGACATCCTGTTCGACGGCTTCATGGACTGGGTCGTCAACAACAAGGACGCCAGCTCCAGCGAGCGCGGCCAGAGCGACTACCACGCCAACCTGCACTTCAACCCGCAGATCAAGTACGACCTGGGCAAGGCCATGGGCTACGAGGCCAAGCACCTGTACGTGGGTATCGAGTACGACTACTGGTCCGACAAGTACGGCATCAAGGATTCCCAGTACTTCACCACCGACCAGAACACCATGAGCGCACTGGTCAAGTACCACTTCTGA
- a CDS encoding methyl-accepting chemotaxis protein — MTDMVATTVNEMGSTVQEIARNAEQAASASQQARDEAGEARRVVDGSLQLGQRMSGEIGEAAGAVGQLADQVASIDQVLAVIRGVSEQTNLLALNAAIEAARAGELGRGFAVVADEVRTLASRTQGSTDEILAIIQRLKDGADTAVRSMQSGQQVTGQSLAASEQAGASLGAIADQVERISDINHQVATATEEQSAVTEEINRNVQGIADLAHATTREVQHGSEQCRELRALADDLARQMAQFRL; from the coding sequence ATGACCGACATGGTCGCCACGACGGTGAACGAGATGGGCAGCACCGTGCAGGAAATCGCGCGCAACGCCGAACAGGCGGCCAGCGCCTCGCAGCAGGCGCGGGACGAAGCCGGCGAGGCGCGGCGGGTGGTCGACGGCTCACTGCAGCTCGGCCAGCGCATGTCCGGCGAGATCGGCGAGGCCGCCGGCGCGGTGGGCCAACTGGCCGACCAGGTGGCGAGTATCGACCAGGTGCTGGCGGTGATTCGCGGCGTATCCGAACAGACCAACCTGCTCGCCCTCAACGCGGCCATCGAAGCGGCGCGCGCGGGCGAGCTGGGCCGTGGCTTCGCCGTGGTGGCGGACGAGGTGCGCACCCTGGCCAGCCGTACCCAGGGTTCCACCGATGAAATCCTCGCCATCATCCAGCGCCTCAAGGACGGCGCCGACACCGCCGTGCGCTCGATGCAGTCCGGCCAGCAGGTCACCGGCCAGAGCCTGGCCGCCAGCGAACAGGCCGGCGCCTCGCTGGGCGCCATCGCCGACCAGGTGGAACGCATCAGCGATATCAACCACCAGGTCGCCACGGCCACCGAGGAGCAATCGGCGGTGACCGAGGAGATCAACCGCAACGTGCAGGGCATCGCCGACCTCGCCCACGCCACCACCCGCGAGGTGCAGCACGGCAGCGAGCAATGCCGCGAGCTGCGCGCCCTGGCCGACGACCTGGCGCGGCAGATGGCGCAATTCCGCCTGTAG